A single genomic interval of Sceloporus undulatus isolate JIND9_A2432 ecotype Alabama chromosome 2, SceUnd_v1.1, whole genome shotgun sequence harbors:
- the LOC121920377 gene encoding zinc finger protein 271-like: protein QRVHTGEKPCKCQHCEKCFYSKSYLVRHQRVHTGENPHKCQHCGKCFYSKSYLVTHQRIHTGEKPYKCQHCGKCFYSKSYLVIHQRIHTGEKPCKCQHCGKCFYSKSYLVRHQRIQTGENSYKCQHCGKGFSSKSALVIHQRIHTGQKPYKCQHCGKCCSQKSNLVAHQKIHTGEKPYKCQHCGKGFYSKSALVRHQRGVHTGEKPYKCQHCEKCFSHKSSVVTHQRVHTGENPYSCQHCEKGFAFKSALVIHQRVHTGEKPYKCQHCEKYFAFKSALVRHQRVHTGEKLYKCQHCEKCFSQKLNLMRHQRVHTEVKPYKCHHCEKCFYFKSYLVRHQRIHTGEKPYSCQHCEKCFAFKSALVIHQRVHTGENPHKCQHCEKCFYFKSYLVRHQRVHTGEKPYKCQHCEKCFSQKLNLVRHQKVHIGMKPHKSQQ from the exons cagagagtccacacaggagagaagccatgcaaatgccagcattgtgagaaatgtttttattcaaagtcatacctagtgagacatcagagagtccacacaggagagaatccacacaaatgccagcattgtgggaaatgtttttattcgaagtcatacctagtcacacatcagagaatccacacaggagagaagccatacaaatgccagcattgtgggaaatgtttttattcaaaatcatatctagtgatacatcagagaatccacacaggagagaagccatgcaaatgccagcattgtgggaaatgtttttattcaaaatcatacctagtgagacatcagagaatccaaaCAGGAGAGAattcatacaaatgccagcattgtggaaaaggtTTTTCTTCTAAGTCAGCCCTAGTGATACATCAGCGAATCCACACAggacagaagccatacaaatgccagcattgtgggaaatgttgttctcagaagtcaaacctagtggcacatcagaaaatccacacaggagagaagccatacaaatgccagcattgtgggaaaggtttttattCAAAGTCAgccctagtgagacatcagaga ggagtccacactggagaaaagccatacaaatgccagcattgtgagaaatgtttttctcataAGTCAAGtgtagtgacacatcagagagtccacacaggagagaatccatacagttgccagcattgtgagaaaggttttgctttcaagtcagccctagtgatacatcagagagtccacacaggagagaagccatacaaatgccagcattgtgagaaatattttgctttcaagtcagccctagtgagacatcagagagtccacacaggagagaagctatacaaatgccagcattgtgagaaatgtttttctcagaagttaAACCtaatgagacatcagagagtccacacagaagtgaagccatacaaatgccaccattgtgagaaatgtttttatttcaagtcatacctagtgagacatcagagaatccacacaggagagaagccatacagttgccagcattgtgagaaatgttttgctttcaagtcagccctagtgatacatcagagagtccacacaggagagaacccacacaaatgccagcattgtgagaaatgtttttatttcaagtcatacctagtgagac atcagagagtccacacaggagagaagccatacaaatgccagcattgtgagaaatgtttttctcagaagttaaacctagtgagacatcagaaagTCCACATAGGAATGAAGCCACACAAATCTCAGCAGTGA